In the Desulfurellaceae bacterium genome, CGCTGGCCGATATGGAGACCCTGCTGAACGGGATTCCACTCGATAGAGTCAGCACCTCAATGACGATCAACTCGACCGCCGCCATCCTGCTGGCCCTGTACCTGGCGGTGGCCGAAAAACAGGGCGTGGCCTGGGACAAGGTCAACGGCACAATCCAGAACGACCTGCTCAAAGAGTATATCGCCCGGGGGACGTATATCTATCCGCCGAGTCCGTCGCTGCGGATCATCACCGACATTTTTGCCTTTTGCGCCGACCAGGTGCCGAACTGGAATACGATCTCCATCTCGGGCTACCACATCCGCCAGGAGATCGCCTTTACCCTGGCCGACGGCATTGCCTATGTCGATGCCGCGCTGTCGGTTGGCCTGGACGTGGACCGGTTTGCCTCGCGTCTGTCGTTTTTCTTTAATGTGCATAACAACATCTTCGAGGAGGTGGCCAAATTCCGGGCTGCCCGCCGTCTGTGGGCCAAAATCATGAAGGAACGCTTCGGGGCCAAGGATCCCCGCTCGTGGATGCTACGCACCCACGCCCAGACCGCCGGCTCGACCCTGACCGCCCAGCAGCCGGACAACAATATCATCCGGGTAACCCTCCAGGCTCTGGCCGGCGTGTTAGGGGGCACGAATTCCCTGCATACCAACTCCAAGGACGAAGCCCTGGCCCTGCCGACCGAGGACGCGGTGCGTATCGCCCTGCGTACCCAGCAGGTGATCGCCTATGAGTCGGGCGTAGCCGATACGATCGACCCGCTGGCCGGTTCCTACTATGTGGAATCATTGACTGACGAGCTGGAAGCCCGGGCGGTCGAGTATATTGCGCATATCGACGAACTTGGCGGTGCGGTCAAAGCCATCGAGGCCGGCTACCAGCAGCGCGAGATTCACGACGCAGCCTTTCGCGCCCAGCGGGCGGTCGTCGGGGTGAACGACTTCACGCATGAAGAGGCGCCCGGAAACGAGCTGCTCAAAATCGACCTGCGGCTCGAACAGCGCCAAAAAGAAAAACTCGCCGCAATACGGGCCGAGCGGAACCAGACCGCCGCCCAAACGGCTTTGGATCGGGTCGAAGCGACCGCCCGCGACGGGGGCAACCTGATGCCGGTGCTGATTGACGCGGTGCGCGCCTACGCCAGCCTGGGAGAGATCTCCGACCGGCTGCGCAACGTCTTTGGCGAGTATCAGGCCCCGTCGTTCATGTAGGCGGGGTGACACAGGTAATCGTGATGCCCTTTGATTGCCATCACGATTGCCATTGAAGGAGAGGAACGATGAAAGGCACTGTGAGCTTCATTCCCGAAGCCCGGAAGATCGACTTTTACGAGTATGAGTTGCCCCAGCCCGAACCCGGAGCGATGCTGACCGAGGTGACGCGGACCAACGTGTGCGGCTCCGAGGTCCACATGTGGCGGGGCGAGTTCGGCCGACGTGGCGCCATGCCCGGACATGAGATGGTCGGCCTGACGACCGACACGGCCGGCCAGCCGCTCAAAGAGGGCGATCGTATCGCGCCGGTCTACTACCGGGTGTGTGGCCTGTGTGCCAACTGCCGGGAGGGCAATGCCGCCGCCTGTACCGGGCTCAGCATCCGGGCCAAGCGTCTGATTCCAGACGAAGCGCCGCACTTTCACACCCCGTGGGCGACCCACTACTACATTCACCCCGGCCAGCATGTGTACAAGGTGCCGGATAATGTCCCCGACCACGCCGCCTCGTCGGCCAACTGCGCCCTGTCGCAGGTGTTTTTCAGCCTCGACCGGATCAACCTGCGCTACGACGAGACCCTGGTGGTCCAGGGCGCGGGTGGCCTGGGGCTGCACGCCATGGCCGTGGCCAAGGCGCGTGGGGCGCGGGTGATCGCTATTGACGGGGTTGAGCTGCGCCTCCAACGGGCCAAGGCGTTTGGCGCCGACGAAGTAATTGACATGCGCGAATACGCCTCGGTCAAAGACCGCACGGTACGGGTCCGGGAACTGACCAACGGACTCGGGCCGGACGTGGTTCTGGAGGTCGCCGGGGTACCGGCCGCGTTTGAGGAGGCCATTCAGCTGGTGCGGAGCGGCGGACGGATCGCCGAGCTGGGCAATATCTCCATGGGCTTGCAGGCGACGATCTCGCCGTCGCTGATTACCTTCAAGTCTATTTCGGTTGTCGGGGTGGCCACCTATAACCCCCACTATCTGCACAAAGCCTTGCAGTTCCTGTCCGAGCACATGGATCAATATCCGTATCACGAGCTGAGCGATGCCGAGTTTCCGCTGAAAAACGCGGCCGAAGCCATGGACAAATCCGACCGCAAGGAGATTACCCGGGCCGCCCTGGTCCCCTAACCCGGCAACAATGAGGAAGTGCGCATGAAAGACTCGCTCACAACCGGCATGTCTTCGGAACGAACGATCACCACCACCCCGGACATGGGCATTGTCCACCTCGGGCCGGACGCCCCGCAGATGTATTCAACCCCGGCCATGGTCCAGCTGATGGAGGGCACCTGTGTGGAGTTCCTGACGCCGCACATGGACGCCGGCGAGCAGACGGTCGGCTTTCACATCGATGTCAGACACATGGCGCCGACCCCGATTGGGCAGAAAGTCACCGGCAAGATCAGTCTGGATGAGATTAAGGGCCGGCGTCTCAAGTTCACGGTCGAAGCCTATAACGAGGACGGCACCAAGATCGGCGAAGGCATTCACGAACGGGCGGTGGTCAGCATCGACCGCTTTGCCGGCAAGGAATAGGCGGCGACCTCGCCCCGAACCGGTGGAGGCCGGAGGCTCCACCCCGAGCGTTCGACCAGGAGATCTTGGCCGCCGTACTGCTGCCTTCCCCCCGCGCTAAGGCTTGCGGGGAGGCTCTCCGAAACTACCGATTGAGATAACCCAGCCAGCACAGATAAGGAGGGCGAATGCTGCTCCTCCAAGGGCGATGGCAATGTACTCGGCCATGATTTAGTCCTCTGAAAGCTGGTCAACGGGAGTTCTCCTCCACCAGAGCAGATAACCTACGGATGTGGCTGCCAGCACGGTCAGCCAGGCCAATCTGAGCATTTCGGTCATAAGTCTGATGCGCTCGGTCAGCTGTTCTTTTGTAGGCATGCGCCCCACGCCGAGAGAGGCTCAGGACACTTTCGAGCCCGGGGCGACCTGCTTTTCCGGGCTTAAGACGATTACCCCGCCGCTGCTGGCATCGGTCGCGGCCAGCAGCATGCCCTGACTCTCGACCCCCCGCAGCTTGGCTGGCTGCAGGTTGGCCACTACCACGATCTGCCGGCCGACCAATTCTTCCATCGTATAGTGGGCGCGAATGCCGGCCACGAGCTGGCGCTGTTCGTCGCCCAGATCAACGCTGAGTACGACCAGACGGTCGGCGTTGGGGTGGGCTTCGGCTGCGGTGATGGTCGCCACCCGCAGTTCAACTTTGCCAAATTCATCAATGCTTATCATCAGCCTGGACTCCTTTGCGGATTTCGTGCCACTATAGCGGCGCTGTCAGCCCGCGCAACGGAGGCTGGCGGAACCGGAGAGACAGGAGGGAAAGGGTATGCCTGAGCCGCTACCGGCCGATATGCCGGGCTTGATGAAAATTGTGAATGGATTTGAGCAGGCTGCGGTCGTGCTGGGAGCCGCCCAGCTCGACCTGTTCTCGCCGCTGGCCAAGGGACCGCTGACGGCCGCCGAGCTGGCCGCCCAGACCGGTCTGCCCGTGCGTGGGGTCGCGCGTCTGCTCAACGCCAGCGCGGCCCTGGGTGTTGTGACCAAGGAGGCCGATCACTACCGCAATGCGCCGGCGGCCGATGCCTTTCTGGTCAAAGACAGGCCGGGCTATGTGGGCAATATGCTGAGACAGGCCAGCGACCGCTACCAGGCCTGGGGTAAGCTGTCCGAAGCCATTCGGAACGACGGGCCGGTCCTGCCCCTGACCGGCGCCGAGCTTGAGCATGCGCCGCCCGAGGTGCTGGACAACTATGTCCACGGGCTGTTTGAGCTGGGCAAGGGCCTGGCCGGGCGGATTGGCAGTCTGGTGGACCTGAAGCAGTCCCGCCGTCTGCTCGATGTCGCGGGTGGGTCGGGCGTGTACTCGATTCGCCTGTGTCAGGCCTTTCCGCAGCTGTCGGCCACGGTGTTTGACCTGCCGCCCATCCTGCAACGTACGCGTCATATCATTGAGCGCGAGGGCATGACCGCCCGGGTCAGCGTGCGCGAGGGCAATTATTTCAGCGATGACTTTGGCCACGGCTATGACACGGTCCTGCTGTCGAATATGCTCCAGACCGAGGGCCGCGAGACTGGTAAGATGGTACTCGGCAAAGCCTTTGCGGCCTTGCAGGCCGGCGGCCAGATCCTTATTCACGGCATCATGCCCGAGCCCAACCTGATAGAGCCGGTCCAACCCGCAGTCTTCTCACTGTTCATGATGCTGGTATTCCCCCACGGCGAAGCCTATCCGGGCGAGGAGATCATCGGCTGGCTG is a window encoding:
- a CDS encoding methylmalonyl-CoA mutase, yielding MSTTLAKAYQEWEDTTLKKALSRAPERKDGFQTSSGIPIRRLYTAADTADRDDQAALSFPGQYPFTRGVQPTMYRGRFWTMRQYAGFGTAEESNARYRYLLDQGQTGLSVAFDLPTQMGRDSDHQLAAGEVGRAGVAIDSLADMETLLNGIPLDRVSTSMTINSTAAILLALYLAVAEKQGVAWDKVNGTIQNDLLKEYIARGTYIYPPSPSLRIITDIFAFCADQVPNWNTISISGYHIRQEIAFTLADGIAYVDAALSVGLDVDRFASRLSFFFNVHNNIFEEVAKFRAARRLWAKIMKERFGAKDPRSWMLRTHAQTAGSTLTAQQPDNNIIRVTLQALAGVLGGTNSLHTNSKDEALALPTEDAVRIALRTQQVIAYESGVADTIDPLAGSYYVESLTDELEARAVEYIAHIDELGGAVKAIEAGYQQREIHDAAFRAQRAVVGVNDFTHEEAPGNELLKIDLRLEQRQKEKLAAIRAERNQTAAQTALDRVEATARDGGNLMPVLIDAVRAYASLGEISDRLRNVFGEYQAPSFM
- a CDS encoding zinc-binding dehydrogenase, with amino-acid sequence MKGTVSFIPEARKIDFYEYELPQPEPGAMLTEVTRTNVCGSEVHMWRGEFGRRGAMPGHEMVGLTTDTAGQPLKEGDRIAPVYYRVCGLCANCREGNAAACTGLSIRAKRLIPDEAPHFHTPWATHYYIHPGQHVYKVPDNVPDHAASSANCALSQVFFSLDRINLRYDETLVVQGAGGLGLHAMAVAKARGARVIAIDGVELRLQRAKAFGADEVIDMREYASVKDRTVRVRELTNGLGPDVVLEVAGVPAAFEEAIQLVRSGGRIAELGNISMGLQATISPSLITFKSISVVGVATYNPHYLHKALQFLSEHMDQYPYHELSDAEFPLKNAAEAMDKSDRKEITRAALVP
- a CDS encoding class I SAM-dependent methyltransferase translates to MPEPLPADMPGLMKIVNGFEQAAVVLGAAQLDLFSPLAKGPLTAAELAAQTGLPVRGVARLLNASAALGVVTKEADHYRNAPAADAFLVKDRPGYVGNMLRQASDRYQAWGKLSEAIRNDGPVLPLTGAELEHAPPEVLDNYVHGLFELGKGLAGRIGSLVDLKQSRRLLDVAGGSGVYSIRLCQAFPQLSATVFDLPPILQRTRHIIEREGMTARVSVREGNYFSDDFGHGYDTVLLSNMLQTEGRETGKMVLGKAFAALQAGGQILIHGIMPEPNLIEPVQPAVFSLFMMLVFPHGEAYPGEEIIGWLHDLGFVDGQKIRLPPPAFTGLVLARKPG
- the metG gene encoding methionine--tRNA ligase subunit beta — encoded protein: MISIDEFGKVELRVATITAAEAHPNADRLVVLSVDLGDEQRQLVAGIRAHYTMEELVGRQIVVVANLQPAKLRGVESQGMLLAATDASSGGVIVLSPEKQVAPGSKVS
- a CDS encoding thioesterase family protein; this translates as MKDSLTTGMSSERTITTTPDMGIVHLGPDAPQMYSTPAMVQLMEGTCVEFLTPHMDAGEQTVGFHIDVRHMAPTPIGQKVTGKISLDEIKGRRLKFTVEAYNEDGTKIGEGIHERAVVSIDRFAGKE